A genomic stretch from Gemmatimonadaceae bacterium includes:
- a CDS encoding LemA family protein yields MKRRSLVLLVPLALSGCGYNRIQTLDEQAQQAKQQIEVQLQRRADLVPNLVNTVKGYAAHEEGVFTQVANARTGLAGAIRSGDPAQQAAADAQLTGALGRLLAIAEAYPQLKADQTFLRLQDELSGTENRIAVSRSDYNAAVNAYNAYIRSFPQKITAAVTGAKPRAYYDAPAGSDVAPTVDFSKPGAPAAREGAPK; encoded by the coding sequence ATGAAACGCCGCTCACTCGTTCTGCTTGTCCCGCTCGCTCTCTCAGGCTGCGGCTACAACCGGATTCAGACGCTTGACGAGCAGGCGCAGCAGGCAAAGCAGCAAATCGAGGTGCAGCTTCAGCGCCGCGCCGATCTCGTTCCCAACCTCGTCAATACGGTGAAAGGCTACGCCGCGCACGAGGAAGGCGTGTTCACTCAGGTCGCCAATGCCCGAACCGGGCTCGCTGGCGCGATCAGAAGCGGCGACCCCGCCCAGCAGGCGGCGGCAGACGCTCAGCTCACCGGCGCCCTCGGCAGACTGCTCGCGATCGCGGAGGCGTACCCGCAGCTGAAAGCGGACCAGACATTCCTGCGGCTGCAGGACGAACTGTCGGGCACGGAGAATCGGATTGCGGTTTCGAGGAGCGACTACAACGCCGCGGTCAATGCGTACAACGCATACATCAGGAGCTTTCCGCAGAAGATCACAGCCGCGGTAACCGGTGCCAAACCGCGAGCGTACTACGATGCGCCCGCCGGATCCGATGTTGCGCCTACGGTGGATTTTTCGAAGCCGGGGGCGCCTGCCGCGCGGGAGGGCGCTCCAAAATGA
- a CDS encoding TPM domain-containing protein, which translates to MLAPVLSVLVIPPSVARAQSRLTIPPPTGVVNDFARVLDAGTIERITRIAEDVRNKSRGEIGVVTLSDIGQNVAADVALQIGREWKVGKIGNPGDPTRNAGAVILLVPKETSSDGRGKCFIATGQGAEGFITDATAGDICREATPAFQQRDYATGLELVTLRTAQRFANEFKFTLDTALVPPAPVRYREPERRGIPPFVFLIIFFVVMSFLSSASRRAQRRGRRGRESGCDGCFWPLLLAMQSGGGHRSGWSGGGFGGGGFGGGGGFGGFGGGGGFSGGGGGSSW; encoded by the coding sequence GTGCTCGCCCCTGTGCTCTCCGTGCTGGTTATCCCTCCGTCGGTGGCTCGCGCGCAGTCCAGGCTCACGATTCCACCGCCTACCGGAGTCGTCAACGACTTCGCCCGCGTACTCGACGCCGGGACGATCGAGCGTATCACGCGGATCGCGGAGGACGTCAGGAACAAGTCGCGGGGCGAGATTGGAGTCGTCACGCTCAGCGACATCGGCCAGAACGTGGCCGCCGACGTCGCACTTCAGATCGGCCGGGAATGGAAAGTAGGCAAGATCGGGAACCCGGGTGATCCGACGCGGAACGCCGGCGCGGTGATTCTCCTCGTGCCGAAGGAGACAAGCTCCGACGGCCGCGGGAAATGCTTCATCGCTACGGGGCAGGGAGCCGAGGGATTCATCACCGACGCGACCGCGGGCGATATCTGCCGCGAGGCCACACCGGCGTTTCAGCAGCGTGATTACGCCACCGGCCTTGAGCTGGTCACGCTTAGAACAGCTCAGCGGTTCGCCAACGAGTTCAAATTCACTCTCGATACAGCGCTCGTGCCGCCCGCGCCGGTGCGCTACCGTGAGCCAGAGCGCCGCGGAATTCCGCCGTTTGTCTTCCTCATCATCTTTTTCGTGGTGATGTCGTTTCTCTCCAGCGCAAGCCGGCGTGCTCAACGGAGAGGACGAAGGGGACGAGAGAGCGGATGCGATGGATGCTTCTGGCCACTTCTGCTGGCGATGCAGTCGGGTGGCGGACACCGCAGCGGATGGAGCGGCGGCGGGTTCGGCGGCGGCGGGTTTGGTGGGGGAGGCGGCTTTGGCGGGTTCGGCGGCGGCGGTGGCTTCAGCGGTGGTGGCGGTGGCTCCAGCTGGTGA
- a CDS encoding thioredoxin domain-containing protein: MSSKVNFSAAVLAAVAIHACSPSGSAPPASDASPSGARPAASTPVDPLVAAADKGRIAGHANATTWLIIASDFQCPFCKQWHDESYKMIDDEYVRTGKIKVAYVNYPLAQHQHAMPTAEAAMCASAQGRFWQFHEALFATQKQWASLPSSTAVLDSIAGAVGVDKSAWKQCIESGKLRPMIIADRDRSAAAGVQSTPTFLIGNRVLLGALPVDSLRMALDAEIAKSAAPAR, encoded by the coding sequence ATGTCAAGCAAAGTCAACTTCAGTGCCGCGGTGCTCGCGGCGGTCGCAATTCATGCCTGCAGCCCGTCAGGATCTGCTCCTCCGGCTTCCGACGCGTCCCCTTCGGGCGCTCGGCCCGCCGCGTCCACTCCAGTCGACCCACTCGTTGCCGCTGCCGACAAAGGACGGATTGCCGGCCACGCAAATGCCACAACCTGGCTCATCATCGCCAGCGATTTTCAGTGTCCGTTCTGCAAGCAGTGGCATGACGAGAGCTACAAGATGATCGACGACGAGTACGTACGTACCGGTAAGATCAAAGTTGCGTATGTGAACTATCCGCTAGCGCAGCATCAGCACGCGATGCCGACCGCGGAGGCCGCGATGTGCGCGTCGGCGCAGGGCAGGTTCTGGCAATTCCACGAAGCCCTGTTCGCAACCCAGAAGCAATGGGCATCGCTACCCTCATCGACGGCTGTTCTTGACTCCATCGCCGGCGCCGTTGGAGTGGACAAGTCGGCCTGGAAGCAGTGCATCGAGTCGGGGAAGCTCCGGCCAATGATCATCGCTGACCGGGACCGGTCGGCAGCCGCCGGAGTGCAATCCACGCCCACATTCCTGATCGGGAATCGCGTGCTCCTCGGTGCCCTGCCAGTTGACTCACTGCGGATGGCACTCGACGCCGAAATCGCGAAAAGCGCCGCTCCTGCGCGCTGA
- a CDS encoding glycosyltransferase N-terminal domain-containing protein encodes MNPLARIPYFAAGAVARALAAIPPPGNSKASRALRARRGIRHRYAEWAAESRDPSKPLLWVHAPSVGEGLQALPVIQLFRAAHPGAQIAYTFFSPSAERFAATVGADFHDYLPFDTVGDAALALSALRPTALVFSKLDVWPVLVEQAASRGARLGLMSAAMPASSGRRARAAQLFLRDAFHAMDLVGAVSDSDGANLIGAGVRPDRLRITGDARYDQAWSKAESNSAERAALIGPLRAARFTLVAGSTWPSDELRLLPAWLAVRRALPSVRLIIAPHELSSGHLESVETWALSSGLEYARTGDPAASSADVIVVDRYGILGDLYALADVAYVGGGFRDAGLHSLLEPAAFGAPVIIGPGHADNRDASLLVAAGGAFRCSDSAAITSRMRRWLENPESLTRARTAAREVVQSGLGAADRSVEIVESLMR; translated from the coding sequence GTGAACCCGCTCGCACGAATACCGTACTTCGCCGCGGGAGCGGTCGCCCGCGCGCTGGCCGCCATCCCGCCGCCCGGCAACTCAAAAGCATCGCGCGCACTTCGAGCCCGCCGCGGCATCCGCCACCGTTACGCCGAGTGGGCAGCTGAAAGCCGGGACCCGTCCAAGCCATTGCTGTGGGTGCATGCACCGTCCGTCGGTGAAGGACTGCAGGCGCTTCCGGTAATTCAGCTCTTTCGCGCGGCCCATCCGGGCGCGCAGATCGCGTACACGTTTTTTTCACCGAGCGCAGAGCGCTTTGCGGCGACAGTTGGAGCCGACTTTCACGACTATCTCCCCTTCGACACCGTCGGGGATGCGGCGCTCGCACTGAGCGCGCTCCGGCCGACTGCTCTTGTGTTCAGCAAGCTCGACGTCTGGCCCGTACTCGTCGAGCAGGCGGCGAGCCGCGGAGCGAGACTCGGCCTGATGAGCGCTGCAATGCCCGCATCCTCCGGCCGCCGCGCGCGCGCGGCTCAGCTCTTTCTCCGCGACGCATTCCACGCGATGGACCTGGTCGGCGCCGTGTCGGATTCCGACGGTGCCAATCTCATCGGCGCCGGCGTGAGGCCGGACCGCCTGAGAATCACCGGCGACGCACGCTACGATCAGGCGTGGTCGAAAGCAGAATCGAATTCAGCCGAGCGTGCCGCCCTGATCGGGCCGCTTCGTGCGGCGCGCTTCACACTCGTTGCGGGTTCGACGTGGCCCAGCGACGAGCTGCGCCTGCTCCCGGCCTGGCTGGCGGTACGGCGTGCGCTGCCCAGCGTGAGACTGATAATTGCTCCGCACGAGCTTTCGTCGGGGCATCTCGAGTCAGTCGAAACCTGGGCGCTGTCGAGCGGGCTCGAGTACGCCCGCACGGGCGACCCTGCCGCATCGTCAGCTGACGTCATCGTCGTTGATCGCTACGGGATACTGGGCGATCTCTACGCCCTGGCAGACGTGGCTTATGTTGGCGGCGGGTTCCGTGATGCCGGGCTGCACTCGCTTCTCGAGCCCGCCGCGTTCGGTGCGCCGGTGATCATCGGGCCGGGCCACGCGGACAACCGCGACGCGAGCCTCCTCGTTGCCGCAGGAGGAGCGTTTCGGTGCTCTGACTCCGCCGCGATCACAAGTAGAATGCGGCGGTGGCTGGAGAACCCCGAGTCGCTTACTCGTGCACGGACCGCAGCACGTGAAGTAGTTCAGTCGGGACTCGGCGCCGCTGATCGATCGGTTGAGATTGTTGAGTCACTAATGAGATAG
- a CDS encoding EAL domain-containing protein, whose translation MPNYRQLFRAGHDKVPTVSATLDALRQGIQERGELVILYFNFDRYAKIEEIYGWEKLDEILETTIKAMRDFFREGPFASSEVMVSFTNDDDFILFHIPAADVPVPTDEEITDLTIRLHQFISTRVEEGHGEAVAALFDTYVGRAHIYYDPKIRLERQIYRGIREAAASSNSVEQRELARKSADLRETLRTGALYIDYHPIVITDTKEIFGYEALARGTMRSMRRPEVMFEVAAQSDMIWELSRLCRNTAIRGMKARLEKSQLLFINVDPHDFTDPAFTEIDMDVPDPSRVVLEITERTAIKDYPKFRGRLKDFRDRGYRFAVDDAGSGYAGLGSIANLEPDFIKLDISLINCIHENFIKQNLVETMVRFANDQGAKVIAEGVELAEEYETVKQLGAHLVQGFYLHPPEPGPAAPPVATLVES comes from the coding sequence TTGCCGAACTACCGGCAGCTGTTCCGAGCGGGACACGACAAGGTCCCAACAGTCTCGGCCACTCTCGACGCGCTGCGTCAGGGCATCCAGGAGCGGGGAGAGCTCGTCATCCTCTACTTCAACTTCGACCGCTACGCCAAGATCGAGGAGATCTACGGGTGGGAGAAGCTGGACGAGATCCTCGAGACGACAATCAAGGCGATGCGGGATTTTTTCCGCGAAGGTCCGTTCGCGTCATCGGAGGTCATGGTCAGCTTCACCAACGACGACGACTTCATACTGTTCCACATTCCCGCTGCCGACGTTCCCGTTCCCACCGACGAGGAGATAACCGACCTCACGATACGGCTGCATCAGTTCATCTCCACGCGTGTGGAGGAGGGTCACGGCGAGGCGGTCGCCGCGCTGTTCGACACGTATGTCGGCCGGGCCCACATTTACTATGATCCGAAAATCCGGCTCGAGCGGCAGATATACCGCGGCATTCGTGAGGCAGCAGCTTCATCGAACAGCGTCGAGCAGAGAGAGCTGGCGCGAAAGAGCGCCGACCTGCGGGAGACCCTCCGCACGGGAGCGCTCTATATCGATTATCACCCGATCGTCATCACCGACACGAAGGAGATCTTCGGGTACGAGGCGCTCGCGCGCGGAACCATGCGAAGCATGCGAAGGCCCGAAGTGATGTTCGAGGTTGCGGCGCAATCGGACATGATCTGGGAGCTGAGCCGCCTCTGCCGAAACACCGCCATCCGCGGAATGAAGGCCAGGCTGGAGAAAAGCCAGCTGCTTTTCATCAACGTCGATCCGCACGATTTCACGGACCCGGCGTTCACCGAGATAGACATGGACGTGCCCGACCCGTCGCGCGTGGTTCTCGAGATAACCGAGCGCACCGCGATCAAGGACTATCCGAAGTTTCGCGGGCGGCTCAAGGATTTCCGCGATCGCGGATATCGCTTCGCCGTTGACGACGCGGGAAGCGGCTACGCGGGGCTGGGCTCGATTGCGAACCTCGAGCCCGATTTCATCAAGCTCGACATCTCTCTCATCAACTGCATCCACGAGAACTTCATCAAGCAGAACCTCGTGGAGACGATGGTTCGCTTCGCGAACGATCAGGGCGCGAAGGTTATTGCCGAGGGAGTGGAGCTCGCCGAGGAGTACGAGACGGTGAAACAGCTGGGCGCGCACCTCGTACAGGGGTTCTACCTGCATCCGCCGGAGCCCGGCCCCGCTGCCCCGCCCGTGGCGACCCTGGTTGAATCGTAG
- a CDS encoding response regulator, with translation MSDPKLPSILVVDDNQDNAHIIRDYLEARGYRISVAYDGNEAMEVFEREKPSIILLDVMMPGRDGWQVCREMKDHPTLGSSIRVVMVTALQDWMNKRQALETGADDFVEKPFELASLAKVVERNAAKLAPTP, from the coding sequence ATGTCCGACCCAAAGCTCCCCTCGATTCTGGTCGTCGACGACAACCAGGACAACGCCCACATCATCCGGGATTACCTGGAGGCTCGCGGGTACAGGATCTCGGTCGCATATGATGGAAACGAGGCGATGGAGGTCTTCGAGCGCGAAAAACCTTCCATCATCCTGCTCGATGTGATGATGCCTGGCCGCGACGGCTGGCAGGTATGCCGCGAGATGAAGGACCACCCGACGCTCGGCTCCTCCATCCGCGTCGTCATGGTCACGGCCCTTCAGGACTGGATGAACAAGCGGCAGGCATTGGAGACAGGCGCCGACGATTTCGTGGAGAAGCCGTTCGAGCTGGCGTCGCTCGCGAAAGTGGTGGAGCGGAACGCAGCCAAGCTCGCCCCCACGCCCTGA
- a CDS encoding SusC/RagA family TonB-linked outer membrane protein — MAVRRFLMCIAPAVLALVPAVAMAQGTGTITGELRESGTGRPIFRGRVTVVGTPLSVPTNDDGTYTIRNVPAGRVEVRAYSLGHESQRQTVAVATGQPVQLNFSLPLVAVQLGEIVTTATGLQRRLELGNDISRVDAAALTATLPIKNIADLLTARAPGVQVTPGTITGTQSRIRIRGTNSLSLNNDPIYIIDGIRMEASSGSSSIGVGGAIPSRVGDIDPEQIESIEVVKGPSAATLYGTDAANGVVVITTKRGRPGRPKWNVYVERGRLTDENTYPTAYTLFGHRPGETTARQCTLAQVSLKTCLQDSLKSFNLFEDPETTPLSTGWREQYGAQVNGGSETLRYFLSGEYEGETGVYKVPRFDIERLNATVGRIPGEQLRPNSLYRANLRANVNVTLTPRADIAVSTGFVSSTQRLPQTDNNTTGLLSSAYGGPGYRDNGNTSLGFPLNGYRIFTPGDVFQDVVTQEINRFIGSVSPSWRPASWLSARGNFGVDYTNRVDSELCRRGNCSDFGTSREGFRINNRTNFFQYTFDVNGAATFNLRPELTSKTALGVQYFRNVFARNGASGSNLPPGAVTVTAGAVRDAAEVTSFAITAGVFVEQTFGFNDRLFLTGALRADNNTAFGQNFDAVYYPKASLSWVVSEEGFFRKPGFLDQLRLRAAYGASGVSPGTNDALLFFSPRTANFGDQGVPGLTFNAVGNPDLKPERALEFEGGIDVGMLNNRFSFEFTGYRKRTSDALIQRILPGSIGITASRFENIGSVENRGFETGIHAQLLRTDRIGIDLGINHSINDNKILTLDNNAAGEPIPIIVATQIQHRVGYPLFGYWHTAIKSFADTNGDGLITQDEVVVSDTAEYQGRQLPHVEMSFSPGIELFGDLIRLSASIDHKGGFKLLNANERIRCQSRSNCRGLSDPSASLFEQARNVALRDHPLRTQGGFIEKADYTKLREVALTLTSPRQWNLARRLNADRVSVTIAGRNLKTWTDYSGIDPESAYFEGGGGNDIQTDFQTAPPPRYFTLRLNLGF; from the coding sequence TTGGCAGTTCGCAGATTCCTGATGTGTATCGCTCCCGCTGTACTGGCCCTTGTTCCCGCCGTCGCGATGGCGCAAGGCACCGGGACGATCACCGGCGAGCTCAGGGAATCCGGAACAGGAAGGCCGATTTTCAGAGGACGCGTCACTGTCGTCGGCACCCCGCTTTCAGTTCCGACAAACGACGACGGGACATACACGATTCGCAATGTTCCGGCCGGTCGCGTCGAGGTACGCGCGTACTCTCTCGGACATGAGTCGCAGAGGCAGACAGTCGCTGTCGCCACCGGCCAGCCTGTACAGCTCAACTTTTCGCTGCCCCTGGTAGCCGTACAGCTTGGGGAGATCGTGACGACCGCAACGGGCCTGCAACGGCGGCTCGAGCTCGGAAACGACATCTCACGTGTCGACGCCGCAGCACTGACCGCAACGCTCCCCATCAAGAACATTGCCGATCTACTGACGGCGCGCGCGCCGGGAGTGCAGGTCACACCCGGCACAATCACCGGAACGCAGTCGCGAATTCGCATTCGCGGGACGAACAGCCTTTCGCTCAACAATGATCCGATTTACATCATCGACGGCATTCGCATGGAGGCTTCATCCGGGTCGTCCAGCATCGGCGTTGGCGGCGCGATTCCCAGCCGCGTGGGGGACATAGATCCGGAGCAGATAGAGAGCATCGAGGTCGTGAAGGGTCCGTCGGCCGCAACGCTGTATGGAACCGACGCAGCCAACGGAGTCGTGGTGATCACGACCAAGCGCGGTCGCCCGGGTCGGCCGAAGTGGAACGTCTACGTCGAGCGCGGCCGCCTTACCGACGAGAACACCTACCCGACAGCGTACACGCTTTTCGGCCACAGGCCCGGGGAGACGACAGCGCGTCAGTGCACGCTCGCGCAGGTTTCCCTCAAGACGTGCCTCCAGGACAGTCTGAAGTCGTTCAATCTTTTCGAGGATCCGGAGACGACTCCGTTGTCAACGGGGTGGCGTGAACAGTACGGCGCGCAGGTTAATGGAGGCTCAGAGACCCTTCGCTATTTCCTTTCCGGTGAATACGAGGGGGAGACTGGCGTTTACAAGGTGCCTCGGTTCGACATCGAGCGACTGAATGCGACGGTCGGCCGAATTCCTGGAGAGCAGCTTCGTCCGAACTCGCTGTACCGGGCAAACCTTCGCGCAAACGTCAACGTCACCCTGACTCCGAGGGCCGATATTGCGGTATCGACGGGATTCGTCTCCAGCACTCAACGCCTCCCGCAGACGGATAACAACACGACCGGGTTGCTATCAAGCGCCTATGGCGGGCCGGGCTATCGCGACAATGGCAACACAAGTCTTGGTTTTCCGCTCAATGGCTATCGCATTTTCACACCGGGGGACGTTTTCCAGGATGTGGTGACGCAGGAGATCAACCGGTTCATCGGAAGCGTATCGCCTTCCTGGCGGCCGGCGAGCTGGCTCTCGGCACGCGGCAACTTTGGTGTTGACTACACTAATCGAGTGGATTCCGAGCTTTGCCGACGCGGCAACTGTTCGGATTTCGGTACAAGCCGCGAAGGATTCAGAATCAACAATCGTACGAACTTTTTCCAGTACACCTTCGACGTGAATGGAGCGGCGACGTTCAACCTCCGTCCGGAGCTGACCTCGAAGACAGCCCTTGGTGTTCAATACTTCCGCAACGTTTTCGCTCGCAATGGGGCCAGCGGCAGCAACCTGCCGCCGGGAGCCGTGACGGTGACGGCGGGGGCCGTGAGAGATGCGGCCGAGGTAACCAGCTTCGCGATCACCGCGGGCGTGTTCGTCGAGCAGACGTTCGGATTCAACGATCGCCTGTTCCTGACCGGTGCGCTGAGGGCCGACAACAACACCGCGTTCGGGCAGAACTTCGACGCGGTTTATTATCCGAAGGCCAGCCTCTCGTGGGTTGTGTCCGAGGAGGGTTTTTTCCGAAAGCCGGGCTTCCTCGATCAACTGCGCCTCCGCGCCGCGTATGGAGCATCGGGGGTTTCCCCAGGCACGAATGACGCGCTCCTTTTCTTTTCACCGCGCACAGCCAACTTCGGCGACCAGGGCGTCCCCGGCCTCACCTTCAATGCGGTTGGCAACCCTGACCTCAAGCCTGAGCGAGCGCTCGAGTTCGAGGGCGGCATTGATGTCGGCATGCTCAACAACCGCTTCTCCTTCGAATTCACCGGCTACCGCAAGCGCACCAGCGACGCTTTGATTCAGCGGATTCTTCCTGGCTCCATCGGGATCACCGCATCGCGCTTCGAGAACATCGGTTCAGTGGAGAACAGAGGATTCGAGACCGGCATTCACGCCCAGCTTCTGCGGACCGATCGGATCGGGATTGATCTGGGTATCAATCATTCGATCAACGACAACAAGATCCTGACGCTGGATAACAACGCAGCCGGCGAGCCGATTCCGATAATTGTTGCCACCCAGATCCAGCACCGTGTCGGTTACCCGCTGTTCGGGTACTGGCACACCGCGATCAAGAGCTTTGCCGACACAAATGGCGACGGCCTCATCACCCAGGACGAAGTCGTGGTGAGCGACACCGCGGAATATCAGGGACGACAGCTCCCGCACGTGGAAATGTCCTTCAGTCCGGGGATAGAGCTCTTTGGTGATCTGATCCGATTGAGTGCCAGCATAGACCACAAGGGAGGCTTCAAACTCCTCAACGCCAATGAGCGGATCCGGTGTCAGAGCCGAAGCAACTGCCGTGGCCTTTCGGATCCTAGCGCGTCGCTGTTCGAGCAGGCGCGCAACGTTGCACTTCGCGACCACCCACTCCGTACGCAGGGGGGGTTTATCGAGAAAGCCGACTACACCAAACTCCGTGAGGTCGCACTGACACTGACTTCGCCACGACAGTGGAATCTCGCGCGGCGCTTAAACGCGGATCGCGTGAGCGTGACCATCGCCGGCCGTAACCTCAAGACGTGGACCGACTACAGCGGCATCGATCCCGAGTCCGCCTACTTCGAGGGCGGGGGTGGAAACGACATCCAGACAGATTTCCAGACTGCACCGCCACCGCGGTACTTCACGCTCCGCCTGAACCTGGGATTCTGA
- a CDS encoding carboxypeptidase regulatory-like domain-containing protein — translation MATPVIDFFGVVTDIDGAPIAGAEVVLQRGRESSETARTTSDGKFSFTEVRGAPVQLRVRCIGYREYSRSFLAASVSTGKPVSIILERAPLILDTVHVAAIEGGRMREFYERRKIHRSGHFVERKEIDRRNPVYTTDMLRRFPGIAIRPSVRGGNSIRIRGCRPTLWIDGVQAVNAELDELTRPGEIEGVEVYGSSAGIPPQYRDRAGRSCGAVLVWTRIR, via the coding sequence ATGGCGACGCCAGTGATCGACTTTTTTGGCGTGGTCACAGACATCGATGGCGCTCCGATTGCCGGCGCAGAGGTCGTCCTGCAACGAGGCAGAGAAAGCAGCGAGACCGCGCGGACAACGAGCGATGGAAAATTCTCGTTCACCGAGGTCCGCGGCGCCCCGGTGCAGCTTCGGGTCCGCTGCATTGGGTACAGAGAATACTCCCGCTCGTTTCTCGCCGCCAGCGTTTCAACGGGCAAACCCGTATCTATAATTCTCGAGCGCGCGCCCCTGATCCTCGACACTGTACACGTCGCGGCGATCGAGGGCGGGAGGATGCGGGAGTTCTACGAGCGTCGGAAGATCCACCGGTCGGGCCACTTTGTGGAGAGAAAGGAGATCGATCGTCGAAATCCCGTGTACACCACCGACATGCTCCGGAGGTTTCCCGGAATCGCCATCCGGCCATCGGTTCGCGGGGGAAACTCGATCCGAATACGAGGCTGTCGGCCCACTCTCTGGATCGACGGAGTTCAGGCCGTCAACGCAGAGCTGGACGAGCTGACGCGCCCCGGCGAGATCGAAGGGGTAGAAGTGTATGGGTCATCCGCGGGGATTCCGCCCCAGTACCGCGACAGAGCCGGGCGCAGCTGCGGTGCCGTACTTGTCTGGACGCGCATTCGCTGA
- the atpD gene encoding F0F1 ATP synthase subunit beta encodes MAATVAPTRNIGRVVQVIGPVLDVEFEAEKLPEIYNALRITAKSDAGGDIDVTSEVQQHIGRNQVRAVAMSATDGVVRGMEVVDTGTSITVPVGEAALGRILNVLGQPVDDGPPIPDNVERWPIHRMPPQFANLEPKTEIFETGIKVIDLIAPFVKGGKTGLFGGAGVGKTVVIMELINNVQKGHGGRSVFCGVGERTREGNDLYLEMKESGVLKATALIYGQMNEPPGARLRVGLTGLTVAEYFRDVENQDVLVFIDNIFRFTQAGSEVSALLGRMPSAVGYQPTLATEMGDLQERITSTKTGSITSVQAIYVPADDITDPAPATAFAHLDATVVLSRAITELGIYPAVDPLASSSRILDAQFIGDRHYKVATDVQRILQRYKELQDIIAILGMDELSEEDKLVVGRARRLQRFMSQPFAVAEQFTGIPGKYVKLEDTISSFERVVAGEFDQLPEQAFYMAGSIDEVVEQANKMAKE; translated from the coding sequence ATGGCAGCCACAGTCGCTCCGACCAGGAACATTGGCAGGGTCGTCCAGGTCATCGGACCGGTTCTCGACGTCGAGTTCGAAGCCGAGAAGCTTCCGGAGATCTACAACGCACTTCGCATCACCGCAAAATCGGACGCGGGCGGCGACATCGATGTAACCTCCGAGGTGCAGCAGCACATCGGACGCAACCAGGTGCGCGCGGTAGCGATGTCCGCCACCGACGGCGTCGTCCGCGGTATGGAGGTTGTCGACACCGGAACGTCGATCACCGTGCCGGTCGGTGAAGCCGCGCTCGGACGGATTCTCAACGTCCTCGGTCAGCCGGTGGACGACGGCCCTCCGATTCCCGACAACGTCGAGCGCTGGCCGATTCACCGTATGCCGCCGCAGTTCGCCAACCTCGAGCCGAAGACGGAGATCTTCGAGACGGGAATCAAGGTCATCGATCTCATCGCTCCGTTCGTGAAGGGCGGAAAGACCGGACTGTTCGGTGGGGCCGGCGTCGGCAAGACGGTCGTCATCATGGAACTCATCAACAACGTCCAGAAGGGACACGGCGGACGCTCGGTGTTCTGCGGCGTGGGCGAGCGCACGCGTGAGGGAAACGATCTTTACCTCGAGATGAAGGAGTCGGGCGTGTTGAAGGCCACCGCCCTGATCTACGGGCAGATGAACGAGCCGCCGGGAGCGCGTCTGCGCGTGGGGCTCACAGGTCTCACCGTCGCCGAATACTTCCGCGACGTTGAGAACCAGGACGTTCTCGTCTTCATCGACAACATCTTCCGCTTCACGCAGGCGGGCTCCGAAGTTTCCGCGCTTCTTGGACGAATGCCGAGCGCGGTTGGTTATCAGCCAACGCTGGCAACGGAGATGGGTGATTTGCAGGAGCGGATCACTTCGACGAAAACCGGCTCGATCACGTCAGTGCAGGCGATCTACGTCCCGGCTGATGACATCACCGATCCCGCACCGGCGACGGCGTTCGCGCACCTCGATGCGACCGTCGTTCTGTCCCGCGCAATCACCGAGTTGGGGATCTATCCGGCGGTCGATCCTCTGGCGTCTTCGTCGCGAATTCTCGACGCCCAGTTCATCGGCGACCGCCACTATAAGGTTGCGACCGATGTGCAGCGGATTCTCCAGCGCTACAAGGAGCTCCAGGACATCATCGCGATTCTTGGAATGGACGAGCTCTCGGAAGAGGACAAGCTCGTCGTCGGTCGCGCGCGCCGTCTGCAGCGATTCATGTCGCAGCCGTTCGCGGTCGCCGAGCAGTTTACGGGAATTCCCGGCAAGTACGTGAAGCTCGAGGACACCATTTCTTCGTTCGAGCGAGTCGTCGCCGGCGAGTTCGACCAGCTTCCGGAGCAGGCGTTCTACATGGCGGGCTCGATCGACGAAGTGGTCGAGCAGGCCAACAAGATGGCGAAGGAGTAG